A window of Hordeum vulgare subsp. vulgare chromosome 5H, MorexV3_pseudomolecules_assembly, whole genome shotgun sequence genomic DNA:
TAATAGCCGAACCCGACGCGCTGAAGAAGCTATTTATAGGCAACCAACCGAGCGAGGAggcgcagagaggaggagggacgaCGTGCGACGACCGATGGCGAGGACGACGACCACGGTGTGCCTGCTTCTGCTGCTGCTCGTCTCGACGGCCACGGCGACGGCGCGTGTGCAGCGCCGGGACATGGCGGAAGAGGGAACGAGCCCGCCGGCTGCCGACAGCGCCCCGGCCGAGCAGGAGCCCCCGAGTGGCCACCTCGGCTACCGCATCGTCACGGGCCTCATCGAGAAGTACGTACGCATGCATTGCATTGCGCGCGCTCTGTACGTAACCATGGGCGGCGGGAACAGAGAGATAACCATGATCGTTGGTTTCGTTTGGTTTGATTTGGTTTGCAGGGCTACCGGCAAGAGCGCCCGTCTGGACCTGGAGCAAGAGGAGAAAGTTCTTTAGCCATTTTCCTCCCGTTTGCGGTTAACAAGAAGATGCGATCGCGCATCGCCGGCATGCTGTTTGACTGAATGTCGTAATGTACTTCTGCCAAAAATGATATGTTCTTTTCCTGTTGTTCACAATATTCACAAAGACTGTTTTTCTCCATTTTGCAACCTGTTTAGAACAGCTAGAGAAAACAATCTAGCTATATATATGTAAGTCGCCTGATTTCTAAATGTGGGTAAGTCAATTTTGATCGTTGATTTCTCTTTTGTCAAGATTTGTATTGTGTTGTTTCTTGGCTCCTTCTGCTGATTTTGGAATTGTCCCTCTTTGCGGTTAGTCGATTGTTTCTTTGGCTGCATGTTTGACTTGCCCCTATTTTGGAGAAGTTGACTTTTGTATCGTTCTTGAAGTCTGCCACACATTGCCTATTGTTTTTGTATGtgttttgtttttgcatttttgtagatttttattttttctacatGGGTATTTTTGGCATGTTTGATTAGTGGAAACGTACATAGGCAAGTACTATACAGTATGCGTTTTAAATAACAATACAGTGTGCAAATTACACTATCATATGCTTACTTTTGCATATTTAACAAGTGTAATTTTAGCACAAAGTTGTGTGAAAGTTTACTAATTTATTTTCTTCTTAAAAGGTAATACCATTGCCACTAATATACTATTTCTTAGAaaatattattattgttgttttatATTAGATTTTATTTAAATTTATTTTTAAGGGTAATACCAATGTCACTAATTCATTCATTCTTAAAAGCATTATTTTGCAAAATTTCATTATTATAGGGAagaaaaattctgagtaaattataTGCAATTTTTTCCATTATTATTTGTTATCTCTTTCTTCTTAAAAGGTAATAGGAATGACCCTAAT
This region includes:
- the LOC123452876 gene encoding uncharacterized protein LOC123452876, which codes for MARTTTTVCLLLLLLVSTATATARVQRRDMAEEGTSPPAADSAPAEQEPPSGHLGYRIVTGLIEKATGKSARLDLEQEEKVL